From a single Mesorhizobium shangrilense genomic region:
- a CDS encoding amidase yields the protein MSVERVLWEQDATGLAELIHKGEISPAELTEAAITRAEATRPEINAIAEPLYDAARARAKTVDRKLPLAGIPFAIKDLGIVMKGVPVHGGSRIPAFTADFNSVMTERYLAAGLVPIATSTTPEHGLRLMTESAAFGVTRNPWNTGHTTGGSSGGAAALVAAGVVPVAHASDGGGSIRVPSACTGLVGLKTSRGRVPLTPLVSESWYGMVVDHAVTRSVRDCALLLDLTHGPDPLSPYAARPPKGSFTAAAARDPGRLNLAVYRGSPLGLPISSETLKALDTAVALVREGGHSVEEIDLPYIGRDFIADFARTVAAAVAGAMRGEAERVGRSVSGDVERATRVLGRLGEMLSAGEVYAGVQRLHSAARRLISETTQYDAVLMPIIAHPPLACGAMDPKGADEFIENVLDKLHLTPLLKIKPLFGQLMDKSLWFTHWPSIQNVSGQPSIALPVHVTDAGLPLGIQAAGRPGDEETLLSLAAQMEKISGWQARRAPLMVP from the coding sequence ATGTCGGTTGAACGTGTCCTTTGGGAACAAGATGCAACCGGCCTCGCCGAGTTGATCCACAAGGGCGAGATTTCACCGGCGGAGCTGACCGAGGCAGCGATCACACGCGCCGAGGCCACCCGGCCTGAAATCAATGCAATCGCGGAGCCGCTGTACGACGCGGCCCGGGCCCGCGCGAAAACCGTCGACCGCAAGCTGCCGCTCGCCGGCATTCCTTTTGCCATCAAGGACCTCGGCATCGTCATGAAGGGCGTGCCGGTGCATGGCGGCAGCCGCATTCCGGCTTTCACGGCCGATTTCAACTCGGTGATGACCGAACGCTACCTCGCCGCCGGCCTTGTCCCGATCGCCACCAGCACCACGCCCGAACACGGGCTGCGGCTGATGACGGAATCCGCCGCGTTCGGCGTGACCCGCAACCCGTGGAACACCGGCCACACGACAGGCGGCTCGTCCGGCGGGGCAGCAGCCCTTGTCGCCGCCGGGGTGGTGCCTGTGGCGCATGCCTCGGATGGCGGCGGCTCGATCCGCGTTCCATCCGCCTGCACCGGGCTGGTCGGGCTGAAGACTTCGCGCGGCCGCGTGCCGCTGACGCCACTGGTCAGCGAAAGCTGGTACGGCATGGTCGTCGACCACGCCGTCACCCGCTCGGTGCGCGATTGCGCATTGCTGCTCGACCTGACCCACGGGCCCGATCCGCTGTCGCCCTACGCCGCCCGACCCCCGAAGGGCTCTTTCACCGCAGCGGCGGCGCGCGACCCCGGCAGGCTCAATCTCGCCGTCTACAGAGGGTCACCGCTTGGCCTGCCGATCTCCAGCGAGACGCTGAAGGCGCTGGACACCGCCGTGGCGCTGGTGCGTGAGGGCGGCCACAGCGTGGAAGAGATTGACCTGCCCTATATCGGTCGTGATTTCATCGCCGATTTCGCCAGGACGGTCGCCGCCGCGGTCGCAGGCGCCATGCGAGGCGAAGCCGAACGCGTCGGCCGATCGGTCTCCGGCGACGTCGAGCGCGCCACGCGCGTGCTCGGCCGCCTGGGCGAAATGCTGTCGGCCGGGGAGGTCTATGCCGGCGTCCAGCGGCTGCATTCCGCTGCTCGTCGGCTGATCTCCGAGACCACGCAATATGATGCGGTGCTGATGCCGATCATCGCCCACCCGCCGCTCGCCTGCGGCGCCATGGACCCGAAGGGCGCCGACGAATTCATCGAAAACGTGCTCGATAAACTGCACCTCACGCCCTTGCTGAAGATCAAGCCTTTGTTCGGGCAATTGATGGACAAGAGCCTGTGGTTCACGCACTGGCCGTCGATCCAGAATGTCTCCGGCCAGCCGTCGATCGCACTGCCCGTCCACGTCACCGATGCCGGCCTGCCGCTCGGCATCCAGGCCGCCGGGCGGCCGGGCGACGAGGAAACGCTCTTGTCGCTTGCCGCGCAGATGGAGAAGATCTCAGGTTGGCAGGCCCGTCGAGCGCCACTGATGGTGCCCTGA
- the argB gene encoding acetylglutamate kinase, with product MTEITATAEMQAALLSRALPYMQRYEHKTVVVKYGGHAMGDLELGKAFARDIALLKQSGVNPIVVHGGGPQIGAMLAKMGIESKFEGGLRVTDQKTVEIVEMVLAGSINKEIVALINAEGEWAIGLCGKDGNMVFAEKARKTMIDPDSNIERVLDLGFVGEPVEVDRTLLDLLARSEMIPVLAPVAPGRDGHTYNINADTFAGAIAGACKATRLLFLTDVPGVLDKNKKLIDELTVTEARALIKDGTVSGGMIPKVETCIEAIERGVEGVVILNGKTPHAVLLELFTEHGAGTLIVP from the coding sequence ATGACGGAGATCACCGCCACCGCCGAAATGCAGGCCGCCCTGCTTTCACGAGCCCTGCCCTACATGCAGCGCTACGAGCACAAGACGGTCGTGGTGAAATATGGCGGCCACGCCATGGGCGACCTCGAACTCGGCAAGGCGTTTGCACGCGACATCGCGCTGCTCAAGCAATCCGGCGTCAACCCGATCGTCGTGCATGGCGGAGGCCCGCAGATCGGCGCGATGCTGGCCAAGATGGGCATCGAATCGAAATTCGAAGGCGGCCTGCGCGTCACCGACCAGAAGACGGTCGAGATCGTCGAGATGGTGCTGGCCGGCTCGATCAACAAGGAGATCGTGGCGCTGATCAACGCCGAGGGTGAGTGGGCGATCGGCCTGTGCGGCAAGGACGGCAACATGGTGTTCGCCGAAAAGGCCCGCAAGACCATGATCGATCCGGACTCCAACATCGAGCGCGTGCTCGACCTTGGTTTCGTCGGCGAGCCGGTCGAGGTCGACCGCACCTTGCTCGATCTTCTGGCGCGCTCCGAAATGATCCCGGTGCTGGCGCCGGTGGCGCCCGGCCGCGATGGCCACACCTACAACATCAATGCCGACACTTTCGCCGGCGCCATCGCCGGCGCCTGCAAGGCAACGCGCCTGCTGTTCCTGACCGACGTGCCTGGCGTGCTCGACAAGAACAAGAAGCTGATCGATGAGCTGACCGTCACTGAGGCCAGGGCCCTGATCAAGGACGGCACGGTGTCGGGCGGCATGATCCCGAAGGTCGAGACCTGCATCGAGGCGATCGAGCGCGGCGTCGAGGGCGTCGTCATCCTCAACGGCAAGACGCCGCACGCGGTGCTGCTGGAACTGTTCACCGAACACGGCGCCGGTACGCTGATCGTGCCCTGA
- the bchE gene encoding magnesium-protoporphyrin IX monomethyl ester anaerobic oxidative cyclase → MKIVLINPPHTAIGSRVPDDHLPPLGLLALGGPLIDAGHEVRLVDAEFGPMGLPVVVEKALSDHPDFVLIGHSGSTSAHPTALLLAGMIKEREPATIIIYGGVFPTYHWRDILAETDVFDFIVRGEGEATVVALVEALEMHQPPASVAGIAFRDDLRRPFATQPASTISDLDAYRVGWELIDHRRYSYWGGKRAVVMQFSRGCPHLCNYCGQRGFWTRWRHRDPKKFAQEIAWLHHEHGVELVNLADENPTVSKKAWRAFLDAMIAESVPVLIVGSTRADDIVRDADILHLYRKAGVIRWLLGMENTDEHTLQLIRKGGSTSSDREAIRLLRLNGILSMATWVAGFEDEGFRDLWRGFRQLIAYDPDQIQALYVTPHRWTPFFRIARDRKVIQQDVRLWDYKHQVLKMTRLKPWMLFFSVKLIELAVQSRPRALARILLHKDPEQRHSMRWYTQMGRRVWFREVWGFLARDRRVEDGPTLAEFWGAPQDAEEESMVVARRVPKPADAAVRISRSA, encoded by the coding sequence ATGAAAATCGTCCTGATCAATCCACCGCACACCGCCATAGGCAGCCGCGTTCCCGACGATCATCTGCCGCCGCTTGGCCTCCTGGCGCTTGGCGGGCCGCTGATCGATGCCGGTCATGAGGTCCGGCTGGTCGATGCCGAGTTCGGGCCGATGGGCTTGCCCGTTGTCGTCGAGAAGGCCTTGAGCGATCATCCCGATTTTGTCCTGATCGGCCATTCCGGCTCGACCTCGGCGCATCCGACTGCCTTGCTTCTGGCTGGGATGATCAAGGAACGCGAACCGGCCACCATCATCATCTATGGCGGCGTGTTCCCGACCTATCACTGGCGCGACATCCTGGCTGAGACGGACGTCTTCGATTTCATCGTGCGCGGCGAGGGCGAGGCGACAGTGGTCGCGCTGGTCGAAGCGCTGGAAATGCACCAGCCGCCGGCGAGCGTGGCCGGCATCGCCTTTCGCGACGATTTGCGCCGGCCCTTCGCCACCCAGCCGGCAAGCACGATCAGCGATCTCGACGCCTACCGCGTCGGCTGGGAATTGATCGACCACAGACGCTACAGCTACTGGGGCGGCAAGCGCGCCGTGGTCATGCAGTTTTCGCGCGGCTGCCCGCATCTGTGCAATTATTGCGGCCAGCGTGGTTTCTGGACCCGGTGGCGGCATCGCGATCCAAAAAAGTTCGCGCAGGAGATCGCCTGGCTGCATCACGAGCATGGCGTCGAACTGGTCAACCTCGCCGACGAGAACCCAACGGTGTCTAAGAAGGCCTGGCGCGCCTTTCTCGATGCGATGATCGCCGAGAGCGTGCCTGTGCTGATCGTCGGCTCGACCCGCGCCGACGACATCGTGCGCGATGCCGACATCCTGCATCTCTATCGCAAGGCGGGCGTCATCCGCTGGCTGCTCGGCATGGAAAACACCGACGAGCACACGCTTCAATTGATCCGCAAGGGCGGCAGCACCTCGTCGGACCGCGAAGCGATCCGGCTCTTGCGTCTCAATGGCATCCTGTCGATGGCGACCTGGGTGGCCGGTTTCGAGGATGAGGGCTTTCGCGATCTTTGGCGCGGCTTTCGCCAGCTCATTGCTTACGATCCCGACCAGATCCAGGCGCTCTATGTGACGCCGCATCGCTGGACGCCGTTCTTCCGGATCGCTCGGGATCGCAAGGTGATCCAGCAGGATGTCCGCCTGTGGGATTACAAGCACCAGGTGCTGAAGATGACCCGGCTGAAGCCGTGGATGCTGTTCTTCAGCGTCAAGCTGATCGAGCTCGCCGTGCAGTCGCGGCCGAGAGCCCTGGCGCGCATCCTGTTGCACAAGGACCCCGAGCAGCGCCATTCGATGCGCTGGTACACGCAAATGGGCCGCCGTGTCTGGTTCCGCGAAGTCTGGGGGTTCCTGGCCCGCGACCGCCGGGTGGAAGACGGACCGACGCTTGCCGAATTCTGGGGCGCGCCGCAGGACGCGGAAGAGGAATCGATGGTGGTTGCGCGGCGGGTCCCAAAACCCGCCGATGCCGCCGTCAGGATTTCACGCAGCGCCTGA
- a CDS encoding MarR family winged helix-turn-helix transcriptional regulator: MIELNSSSENRDEMARDIGLAIMQWQDATQAYDEAVGARLGLNMAERHCIGLLYGGPQSAGAIARVTGLTPAAVTALIDRLEARGLLTRTRSLEDRRKVVIEATEATRELSARYYGAIAREGEKVIATFSDTELATISRFVNAALDLQRDQLARLKAEAPEKP; the protein is encoded by the coding sequence ATGATAGAATTAAATTCGTCAAGCGAAAATCGCGACGAAATGGCCAGGGACATCGGCCTCGCCATCATGCAGTGGCAGGACGCGACGCAGGCCTATGACGAAGCAGTTGGGGCGAGGCTTGGGCTGAACATGGCCGAACGCCATTGCATCGGACTGCTTTACGGCGGCCCGCAATCGGCCGGTGCGATCGCCAGAGTGACTGGATTGACGCCGGCCGCGGTGACCGCACTGATCGACCGGCTGGAGGCGCGCGGCCTGTTGACGCGCACGCGCAGTCTCGAGGACAGGCGCAAGGTGGTGATAGAGGCAACCGAGGCCACGCGGGAATTGTCGGCACGCTACTATGGCGCTATCGCCAGGGAAGGTGAAAAGGTCATCGCCACGTTCAGCGACACCGAGCTTGCCACGATATCGCGCTTCGTCAACGCCGCACTCGACCTGCAACGTGACCAGTTGGCACGGCTGAAGGCCGAGGCTCCCGAAAAACCCTGA